The following nucleotide sequence is from Coffea eugenioides isolate CCC68of chromosome 3, Ceug_1.0, whole genome shotgun sequence.
CACCCCACCCTATGGTGACCAAATTCtgtatattttattaattatgtACCAAAAAAATGCGATTTTTTAATCTGGGTTGTgaggaaaaaatgcaatttaTTAGTGATAactgatgaattttgtgtgtgtgtgtgttcgtGTTTTAGGCAAGCTCATCCGGGCGGGCCATTGAAAACTAATAAAGCAGCAGCATTAGCTAAATTCTTGAAGAGAAAATTGCAGGAGCCAAATGGATTGGCCTCTGTTGATCCCAAACTTGTTGAATTGGCTGTTAAAAATGCCAAAGATGCCGTTAATCCAAGTAATCTTTTCTAGTCTATTCTTCATGTATATTAACTGTTTTATTCTTCATCTATATTAACTGTTTTGGGCCTTTTGACTACATGTTTATCAATCTTCTGGAGTTTTTCCGGCATATTTTGCTTGTTAGGTGTAATGATGCTAGTTTTTAGGATCTTGGGCATTGAGAATTATATCAAGCAAGTGGAAATATGTAGTATGTCTAGTAAGTTCTCAGTTATTGAAAGCAAATTGCTGGTTGATAAGTTTTAATGGTCCGAGAAGTGGAACTGAAATCTGCTGTATATTCATTTATTTGGTTTTTAAAATATGGATGAGATTCGAACTTTTGGCTGACATTTTTCTGTTTGAATTAGTCAAGTTTTTCTGATTGTAATTGGATCTGGATGTGTTATTCTCGATCTTTTTATGAGATAAGCAAATTTTTTTATCATCTTGGGAGATATGTTGATTTACAAGGTTGGGTTCTCTTGCTTATCCAGATTAAGGAATGTTTTTTAATCTTAACCATGAGTGAGATACAGGCTCTGACAAAGAATAGGACTTTTTGGCTCTCTTATTAGAATAAACTGTAAAGACTCCATGCTCTGCACATCTCATGAAAGTAATCCTTACATCTGAGCAAAATAGATCTTTAGAATGAGTAAGCTTGATGATTACTTGTCCAATATTTAACACTGACTACTTGGATCTTTGGCTGTGTTTCTTCATCACATATCAATATCCTGCTAACTTTAGAGTCATTTGGTTATCTTGGGTTGCTGCAGCTGGAATGTAACTCATAAAGCATAAGTTTTGTGTCAAACCTGAATCAGTACTATTTCTTGTTTCAAAATTGGTTTGTATTCTTCTTTACGGAAGTTGGGAAGATACTTGAGACTGGTTGTTACGTAGCATTTATCCTTTCACATCCTAATCAAATGGAATTTTCTTCAATcatcaaaagaacaaaagatagCAAAATTTCTTGAAAGACAAAATTACTTTAGATTTTATTCATGCTTAGAAAATGCATTGTTGTAAGTTCATTCTTGGGCCTTGGTTTCCATCACTGGTTGGCTACTTTGGATTCTTTCTTGGATGTTCAGCTGCATATTCTGTAtattgtatttaaagggaaaaGCAGCAGGAGTAATAATTTTGTGACTATATAAGAACCATTTTTTGATGCATAAAACCTTGTAAGGATAGTTTTCTTGTATATTCTTGACATATTTTATGCTCATAATCTAGTGAAACTTTGTCATGTCAAAAATAAGATGAAAATGGGTTCTTTAATTGCCTAAAGTATTTGGTTGGgtctaatttttccttttttgtttgtgGATGAACATTGCAGGTGGGACCTCGAGTTCTGGAAGAACAATTCATCATGTGGATTCTTTTGGTGATTCTGAGGTAATCCACAGTTGCATTCATACAAGCAATTTCCCATAAAGAACATACCAGGAAAGTTGaattttacttttactttggTCACTATGCTATAATCAGCTTCCTAACTTCTTGTACACATGGGCAGGAGTCAGCTGAAGAGGAGGTTAAGATCTCTGTGTCAAAGAAGCgtaagaagaagagaaagaagtCAGATAGAAAGCAACAGAAAAAAATGAAGGTGGTGCCTCTGGGTGCTTAAATATTCAAGTTTCCCTATCATTTGTTAGTTCATTTTAACTTTGACTATTGTTATTCATACAGAACTTAAAGGACTCTACGGATGGAAAGAAGAAAAGACctaaaaaaaagatgaaacaaTGACCTTGAGTGAATTCAGTGTTTGGTGATTCCTGGAGTCTATTAGAGGGGAACAATCAAGACTCGAGCCGAAGTACCGTCGCAAAGTGAGGATGCTTATGTTTCCCCTTTAAAAGTCATGCATAGATCGGGTGGCTGAGGAAGTCGGCCACCAGGCAGATGTTGTGTAGTTTCAGTGGCCTTGTTAACTGGGTTTTTAACCACGACGGGCTGCAGAAGAGAAATCTTTTCTCCTACAAATTGTCATTGTCAGGAAAATCACATTTCAACAACTTGTAACTTGTCTGTTGTTCTGCtaagttttattttttccccGTGGGATCcattctttttcattttgtgtTTAGTATTACAGGTAGTATTACATTCGGTTCAGTTTGTACTAACCTGTTGGTGACTGGAGTAAATACTTACAATTGTGCTTTTGGGGTTTCAGATACAATCGAATCGACACTCTAATTTGAAAGATCAAGTAGCTCGCTCATTTTAAGTATATAGACACTGATGAATAACTGGCAAATTCAATTTTGAAGTCATCTTTGTTTAACTTCTTTTGTCAAGCAGCAGAGGGTGATAGATGACGAATATATTTGAAGCTTAACTGGAGCTTTATTCCCAACATGGTGGTGAATCCGAACGTTCTAAACTTTCCTTGTATGAGCTCAATTGCACGAGAGCTTCCTCCACCAACATTCTTCTGTCTATCTGGAGTTGGTGTGGGATCATCAACTAAACCGGAGGAGGTTTTATGGAGGGAATTGAATGAATAAGAAATTGTTGGATTATGGGCAACACAGCTTTAGCTAGCCCATAGACGACACAAATGGTCAAGAATTCCTACTGAACAGCCATAACAAGTAAACCTCTTCAACCTTATGTTTCAGCATATACCGACAAGGACAGATGTGGAATAAACCTTTTATCTAATTTCCGTTCACTCGAGTAATATATTGCAACATCAACAGCATTTCTTACACGTGAATTTCTGTTGATGGCACATCAACTTTCAAACCAACCATGCCAAGGAGGGAAGAAATAGTCCAAATTGGTCCATGCGCACCCCATTCTCGTCAAGCATGAAGTATCATGTAGACAAGGACAGAAGTTACGGGCATAAGTTGAAGAATCAAATGCCCTGTTACTGTCTCTTCTCGAATGCAACCAAAAAAATGCCACATGCAGCAACAAAGATGATATGTGAATATTCTGCGAAACGGTATGGGCAATGAATCAAGCAGATTGAGCAGTGCAAATTGTATATGCTCTGCCATTCGACTGGTTTCAGCAAGTCCTCTCCAGTTCCTATTGGACAACAACATTAGCACTAGCAAAGACCAACAGGAAATCCACCCTCCAATAGAATCCAACAGGTCTAAGCCAGCAAAGAGCATTTCTAGTACATACTACATGAAGCCTTACCAACTAGAGCAAAGTTCTTGctacattttcatgcacatTATATGCATACAATACAGATATACATTTAAGCACGTATACACATGACACACCGACATACTGACACAGACCAGTGAATAATATGTATCAGCCATAATGAAACCTCCACGATTGTTATTGTTGTGCTAACATTTCACAATGCTGTCAAAACAAAGAAAGTGATGTTAGACTCAGTATCCTGCCTTTGATTATCTTTGATGATACGTCTCACATGTGATTTGGGATTGATGAACCAATTACTAGGCAAAATATGCAGTGTCTACCTTGTCTTCCTCAAAGCAAACTATCCTTTCAGAATGTGAAAGATTGGATTACTTGTTTTATCAAGTTTCTGATCATTACATGCACAAATTTGGGACTAATGACCAACTAAAGAAACCTATTGAGAATACCACTTCACTATCAGCAGAAGCATCTCCTCTGCGTCACAAAAGTCAGGGGCCATGGGGCTAAATCCCAAGGGGACAAAGTTCTCAAAGTTTCAATTGGATTCATGCTCCATATCATTTGGAAGTACTTATCAACCCAGGAGCAAAAGTGATATATGGAGATTGAAAAACTAGCACATGAATTAGTGAAAAATCATCCAGCAGGAGCTACCATTTCATACCATCAGTTGATTCCAAATGAATACTGGGTGCAAGAGAGCAGCGAGAAattagaaaaagagaaaagaagaaaggaaaaagattaTCTGTAAGCAGTAAGCCAGGAACAGCCCAAGGAGGCAACAAGCTGACATTACAGGTGTTTCAGAAGCAGAAATAAACTGATATGAAAATCACTTAATATATCTCATTCATTTGTTGTCCCCTAGTGCCAGTCACTTTGAAAGTTGCATTTTTTCCTGATATAACTCTAAAAGCTCAGGAGCTTCCTCTTTGTATCGCTGAACAAACCTCTCCAGGAAAAACTTTTCTGGACAGGTCAGACACTTTGCCAAGCTAAGGTTCTTTCTAACCAAACCTTTCATGCGCAGAACATTGTAAACTGAACACCTTGGAGCAATTGTCTTGTTCAAGCTCAGCAAAATCAGTAGTGGGTTTTTGGCTAACTCTGAAATATGGCATCC
It contains:
- the LOC113765329 gene encoding uncharacterized protein LOC113765329; its protein translation is MDRYTHKDRDLEGLTEEEKRALRGSKFAPLPSAPQPRHQPRQAHPGGPLKTNKAAALAKFLKRKLQEPNGLASVDPKLVELAVKNAKDAVNPSGTSSSGRTIHHVDSFGDSEESAEEEVKISVSKKRKKKRKKSDRKQQKKMKNLKDSTDGKKKRPKKKMKQ